TCTCAGCAGCAACGCGAAAAGCTGTGGAAGGCATGACGTGGCTACCACCTGACAAAATTGTTTCACGAATGGCATCTTGTGCTAGATCTTTGAGTTGAGCTCCACTCATCCCCTCTGTTAAATCAGCTAGTGTAAATATCACTTCCTCGTCAACAAGACCACAAAAATAATTTACTAGCATTGACTTTCTTACTTGAACTGAAGGAAGAGGTATCTGAATGGTAGTTGAAAATCTTCGCCATACTGCTGGATCTAAGAGATGCTCATGGTTTGTCGCAGCGAGAAGTATCGTGTTGCCAGCTAGAGTATCGATATTTTGAAGCAAGCTTATAACGACTCTCTTTAACTCTCCCATTTCACGTTGATCATCACGCATCTTCGCAATTGCATCAAACTCATCTAAGAAAAGTATGCACGGCCTATTTTGAACGTGATCAAATAACGACCGTACATTTTTGGATGTACTTCCCAAAAAAGAAGATATCAATGCATCTGATCTGGCAGTCAAAAGTGGTAAATCCAACTCAGCAGCGAGATAACGAGCCAATAAAGACTTTCCGCAACCGGGTGGCCCGTGCATTAACAAAGTACTCGGAACCTCAATACCATGCTCCAATAATCGATCCGCCTGACGAATTGAATCGATCCAACGGTTAATCGTAAATTGAATATTCTCTGGAAATACTATACCAACGGGGCTGGTTATTATTTCTTCATCAGCTAAAGGAAATCGGGAGTCATGATCGACGGGAATGGGTTTAGGAACTGACTGAATTGCTCTCGATATAGAAGCCTTCGACGCTCGGTTCC
The DNA window shown above is from Gimesia sp. and carries:
- a CDS encoding AAA family ATPase, which produces MDTTLFLSLGNIIDSALTGNPKKVKAYARQLVDYLDELGEAEAASRIRSSVNGNRASKASISRAIQSVPKPIPVDHDSRFPLADEEIITSPVGIVFPENIQFTINRWIDSIRQADRLLEHGIEVPSTLLMHGPPGCGKSLLARYLAAELDLPLLTARSDALISSFLGSTSKNVRSLFDHVQNRPCILFLDEFDAIAKMRDDQREMGELKRVVISLLQNIDTLAGNTILLAATNHEHLLDPAVWRRFSTTIQIPLPSVQVRKSMLVNYFCGLVDEEVIFTLADLTEGMSGAQLKDLAQDAIRETILSGGSHVMPSTAFRVAAERITDGGALTTSDALRAVRDALGKSITQARLGEMFELSQSQVSRILRCAE